In Streptantibioticus cattleyicolor NRRL 8057 = DSM 46488, a genomic segment contains:
- a CDS encoding NAD-dependent epimerase/dehydratase family protein, which yields MPGTIVITGASGFIGSRVAAHARHLPEQRLRLVAHRKPVDDGSRAPAGPVETVPGDLSDPASLRGLCEGAEVLIHCASQIGGPAELCRAVNTLGTEALLAEARRGGVRRVVYLSTAAVYGRGPFRAARPEELAIAPVSETSRTRAAAEEAVLSAGGTVLRPHIVHGPGDRWVAPRMAELVKAVDGQVDGWQARMSVIDADTLARALLATALAPAERLTAPVYHAAHPEPEPVGTVLRAFAEAASVPWPHERIDYAEAARRLAAQGRSTHDLDMVVTDHWFAADALWRDLALPPGPGFTP from the coding sequence ATGCCCGGCACCATCGTGATCACCGGAGCCAGCGGCTTCATCGGAAGCCGGGTCGCCGCCCACGCCCGGCACCTGCCCGAACAGCGGCTGCGCCTGGTGGCCCACCGCAAGCCCGTCGACGACGGCAGCCGTGCGCCGGCCGGGCCGGTGGAGACCGTGCCCGGCGACCTGTCCGACCCCGCGTCGCTGCGCGGGCTGTGCGAGGGCGCCGAGGTGCTGATCCACTGCGCCTCGCAGATCGGCGGCCCGGCCGAGCTGTGCCGGGCGGTCAACACCCTGGGCACCGAGGCACTGCTGGCCGAGGCGCGCCGCGGCGGGGTGCGCCGGGTGGTCTACCTGAGCACCGCCGCGGTCTACGGGCGCGGCCCGTTCCGCGCCGCCCGCCCCGAGGAACTGGCCATCGCCCCGGTGTCGGAGACCTCCCGTACCCGGGCGGCGGCCGAGGAAGCCGTCCTGTCGGCCGGCGGCACCGTACTGCGCCCGCACATCGTCCACGGCCCCGGCGACCGCTGGGTGGCGCCCCGGATGGCCGAACTGGTCAAGGCGGTCGACGGCCAGGTGGACGGCTGGCAGGCCCGGATGTCGGTGATCGACGCCGACACCCTGGCCCGCGCGCTGCTGGCCACCGCGCTCGCCCCCGCCGAGCGGCTGACCGCCCCGGTCTACCACGCCGCCCACCCCGAGCCGGAGCCGGTCGGCACCGTCCTGCGGGCGTTCGCCGAGGCGGCCTCGGTGCCGTGGCCGCACGAACGGATCGACTACGCGGAAGCGGCCCGCCGCCTCGCGGCCCAGGGACGCTCCACGCACGACCTCGACATGGTCGTCACCGACCACTGGTTCGCCGCCGACGCCCTCTGGCGCGACCTCGCCCTCCCCCCGGGCCCCGGTTTCACCCCCTGA